The Salegentibacter mishustinae genome includes a window with the following:
- a CDS encoding YjjG family noncanonical pyrimidine nucleotidase: MKLDNINHIFFDLDHTLWDFDKNSALAFERVFKYRDIPLEINNFLEVYMPVNFQYWERYRKDEVSKEALRYGRLKDSFDLLKFEADRDLIDNIAIDYIEYLPDHNYLLDGGKEVLDYLHENYVLHIITNGFEEVQHKKLINSGIHEYFTTVTTSEEAGVKKPNKQIFEIALKKSSATPQNSIMVGDNFEADCTGAQNCGIKPIFFDYYGNKENIDIIHIKTLNELKFYL; this comes from the coding sequence ATGAAATTAGATAATATCAACCATATATTTTTCGACCTGGATCATACGCTTTGGGATTTCGATAAAAATTCGGCCCTGGCTTTTGAACGGGTGTTTAAGTATAGAGATATACCGTTGGAAATCAATAATTTTCTAGAAGTTTATATGCCGGTAAATTTTCAATACTGGGAGCGTTATAGAAAAGACGAGGTCTCAAAAGAAGCCCTGCGCTACGGAAGACTAAAGGATAGTTTCGATCTTTTAAAATTCGAGGCCGATAGAGATTTAATAGATAATATCGCTATAGATTATATAGAATACCTGCCAGATCATAATTATCTTTTAGATGGAGGGAAAGAGGTATTGGATTATCTGCATGAAAACTACGTATTACATATTATTACTAATGGTTTTGAGGAAGTACAGCATAAAAAACTTATCAATTCTGGAATTCACGAATATTTTACCACGGTAACTACTTCTGAAGAAGCTGGTGTAAAAAAACCTAATAAACAAATATTCGAAATTGCGCTTAAGAAATCTTCAGCAACCCCTCAAAACAGTATTATGGTTGGCGATAATTTTGAAGCCGATTGCACCGGTGCTCAAAATTGCGGGATAAAACCTATCTTCTTTGATTACTACGGAAATAAAGAAAACATCGATATAATACACATAAAAACGTTAAATGAACTGAAGTTTTATTTGTAG
- a CDS encoding zinc-binding metallopeptidase family protein, protein MKFFSFLLIKSTGLIAISCLLLGCAKDIDLSQGEDITLSPDLQVDLLIYDINESDFEDPNTGNLKTRISDTVRLEFLDDDYIQKDLFSVDFYFRHINTFPREIESEIRFLSESNAEQFTVNYTIKPGANGNPVTTEQYELIEEDRINLVRRSIKMVVELEVQPGTSAFEGELDFASKGFFSFEF, encoded by the coding sequence ATGAAATTCTTTTCATTTCTTCTTATCAAGTCTACGGGCCTTATTGCCATAAGTTGCCTGCTGTTAGGCTGTGCCAAGGATATTGATCTCAGCCAGGGTGAAGATATTACGCTTAGTCCCGACTTACAGGTAGATCTACTTATTTACGATATAAATGAATCTGATTTCGAGGATCCAAACACCGGAAATTTAAAAACGCGTATCAGCGACACCGTGCGTTTGGAATTTTTAGACGATGATTATATTCAAAAAGACCTTTTCTCGGTGGATTTCTATTTTAGGCATATCAATACTTTTCCCCGAGAAATTGAAAGTGAAATCAGGTTTTTGTCTGAATCTAATGCGGAACAATTTACTGTAAATTATACCATAAAACCTGGCGCCAATGGCAATCCTGTAACTACAGAGCAATATGAATTAATTGAAGAAGACCGCATAAATTTGGTGCGTAGAAGTATAAAAATGGTGGTGGAATTAGAGGTGCAGCCGGGTACATCGGCTTTTGAAGGTGAATTGGATTTCGCTTCAAAAGGCTTCTTTTCGTTTGAATTTTAG
- a CDS encoding rhomboid family intramembrane serine protease → MKQSSPFVFTTGVLGYPILFVLLIWIVFWFEIRFGISFNNFGVRPGEIKGLRGILFSPFIHGDIKHLFNNTIPLFVLSMSLFYFYRKISWPVLIIGLLLTGILTWSIGRPANHIGASGIIYMLAAFLFFKGIFSKYYRLVALSLIVVFLYGGMLWYVTPIDPEISWEGHLSGLISGFALAVFYRKNTIKSPKYEWEKPEYSEKEDLFMQHFDENGNFIERRFETKEEEDPEDDSGITYRYFYKKSESKKE, encoded by the coding sequence TTGAAACAGTCCAGTCCATTTGTTTTTACTACCGGCGTTTTGGGATACCCTATCCTTTTCGTGCTGCTAATCTGGATAGTTTTCTGGTTTGAGATTCGCTTCGGTATTAGTTTTAATAATTTTGGGGTTCGTCCGGGAGAAATTAAAGGCTTACGTGGAATTTTATTTTCACCATTTATTCATGGAGATATAAAGCACCTTTTCAATAATACCATCCCGCTTTTTGTACTTTCCATGTCGCTATTCTATTTCTATAGGAAAATAAGCTGGCCGGTGCTAATTATTGGTTTGCTGCTTACCGGAATTTTAACCTGGAGCATTGGACGACCTGCGAACCATATTGGGGCGAGTGGAATAATATATATGCTTGCTGCTTTTTTATTTTTTAAAGGGATATTTTCGAAATATTATAGATTGGTAGCGCTTTCTTTAATCGTGGTTTTCCTTTACGGTGGAATGTTATGGTATGTAACTCCTATAGATCCAGAAATTTCCTGGGAAGGGCATCTTTCAGGATTAATTTCGGGTTTTGCGTTAGCGGTATTTTATCGGAAAAATACTATTAAAAGTCCTAAATACGAATGGGAGAAACCTGAGTATAGCGAGAAGGAAGATCTATTTATGCAGCATTTTGATGAAAATGGGAATTTCATTGAACGGCGCTTTGAAACCAAGGAAGAGGAAGATCCTGAAGATGATTCAGGAATAACCTATCGTTATTTTTATAAGAAATCAGAATCCAAAAAAGAGTAA
- the radC gene encoding RadC family protein — MEQENQNGFGIKSWAEDDRPREKLLHKGKVSLSDAELIAILIGSGSRNESAVQLSKRILASTGNQLSDLGKLSVKKLCEFKGIGPAKAVSIVAAMELGRRRRTEEALEKKKITSSASVFELMQPIIGELYHEEFWIIYLNNSNKVIEQLQLSKGGITGTLVDVRITLRKALEVGATSIILAHNHPSGTLKPSEADKQLTQKLKTAAQSLDIKVLDHLIVTEKSYFSFADEGVL; from the coding sequence ATGGAGCAGGAAAATCAAAATGGTTTTGGTATTAAATCCTGGGCAGAAGACGATCGGCCCAGGGAGAAACTGCTTCATAAAGGCAAAGTTAGTCTTAGCGACGCCGAACTTATTGCTATCCTAATCGGTTCTGGAAGTAGAAACGAATCTGCCGTACAATTAAGTAAACGTATTTTAGCTTCCACAGGAAATCAACTGAGTGATCTTGGGAAACTTTCCGTAAAAAAGCTGTGTGAATTTAAAGGAATTGGCCCGGCAAAGGCAGTTAGTATTGTTGCCGCAATGGAGCTTGGCCGGCGGCGAAGAACTGAAGAAGCTCTAGAAAAGAAGAAGATAACCTCCAGTGCTTCGGTTTTTGAATTGATGCAACCCATAATAGGGGAGCTTTATCACGAAGAATTCTGGATTATTTATCTTAATAATTCGAATAAAGTTATTGAGCAACTACAGCTTAGTAAAGGCGGAATAACAGGTACGCTTGTAGATGTGCGTATTACTTTAAGAAAGGCGCTGGAAGTTGGTGCTACGTCAATAATTTTAGCGCATAATCACCCATCGGGCACTTTAAAGCCCAGTGAAGCCGATAAACAACTTACACAAAAGCTTAAAACCGCCGCGCAAAGTTTAGATATTAAGGTGCTGGACCATCTTATTGTAACCGAAAAATCATACTTTAGCTTTGCAGACGAAGGCGTACTTTAA
- a CDS encoding UDP-N-acetylmuramate--L-alanine ligase: MKLHFIAIGGSAMHSLALALHKKGNDITGSDDAIYDPSKSALEKHGLLPESFGWFPEKITKDLDAVVVGMHAKNDNPELKKARELGLKVYSYPEYLFEISKEKTRVVIGGSHGKTTITAMIIHVMHYHGKEIDYLLGAPVRGIENTIHLSDENDFMLIEGDEYPASPIDLRPKFHLYQPNIALLSGIAWDHINVFPSFENYVEQFRIFINSIVKGGILVYNEEDETLKQLAENTENQIRKHPYFTPEYHVEDGETILETSEGDMPLEIFGRHNMNNLAGAKWICQHMGIDEDDFYEAMMEFEGASRRLEKIFESDNGVLFKDFAHSPSKVKASTMAVKEQYPDKKLIACLELHTFSSLNSEFIQQYKNTLSKADEAIVFYSPEAIAQKQMNPISADEIKTAFNEPDLEVVSETSVLQDILRSKDLNDTVLLLMSSGTFGNLNLEDIKALF, translated from the coding sequence ATGAAACTTCACTTTATAGCAATTGGGGGTAGCGCTATGCATAGCCTAGCCCTTGCACTTCACAAAAAAGGAAATGATATCACCGGAAGCGACGATGCAATCTACGATCCTTCTAAATCGGCTTTGGAAAAGCATGGTCTTTTGCCTGAAAGTTTTGGATGGTTCCCAGAGAAAATAACTAAAGATCTGGATGCCGTTGTAGTGGGGATGCACGCAAAAAACGATAATCCCGAGTTGAAAAAAGCCAGGGAATTAGGCTTAAAAGTCTATTCTTATCCTGAATACCTTTTTGAAATATCCAAAGAGAAAACCCGTGTAGTTATTGGTGGTTCGCACGGTAAAACTACAATTACCGCTATGATAATTCACGTGATGCATTATCACGGAAAGGAAATTGATTACTTGCTGGGAGCGCCCGTTAGGGGAATTGAAAATACGATTCATTTAAGTGATGAAAACGATTTTATGCTGATTGAAGGGGATGAATATCCTGCTTCCCCAATAGATCTTCGTCCTAAATTTCACTTATACCAGCCAAATATCGCTTTGCTTAGCGGGATTGCCTGGGATCATATCAATGTGTTTCCAAGTTTCGAAAATTATGTTGAGCAGTTTCGAATTTTTATAAATTCTATTGTTAAAGGTGGAATTCTGGTGTATAATGAAGAAGATGAAACCTTAAAACAGCTTGCTGAAAATACAGAAAATCAAATAAGGAAACACCCATATTTTACTCCGGAATATCACGTGGAAGATGGGGAGACTATTTTAGAAACTTCAGAAGGCGATATGCCTTTAGAGATTTTCGGTAGGCATAATATGAATAACCTTGCCGGCGCCAAATGGATTTGCCAGCATATGGGAATTGATGAAGATGATTTCTATGAAGCAATGATGGAATTTGAAGGTGCCAGCCGAAGATTGGAAAAGATCTTTGAAAGTGATAATGGAGTTCTATTTAAAGATTTCGCGCATAGTCCGTCTAAAGTAAAGGCCAGCACGATGGCGGTAAAAGAACAATATCCCGATAAAAAATTAATTGCTTGCTTAGAATTACACACTTTTAGTAGTCTTAATTCCGAGTTTATTCAGCAGTATAAAAATACGCTTAGTAAAGCTGATGAAGCGATTGTTTTCTATTCTCCCGAGGCGATTGCGCAAAAACAAATGAACCCTATTTCTGCGGATGAAATAAAAACTGCTTTTAATGAACCAGATCTGGAAGTGGTCTCTGAAACTTCAGTTTTACAGGATATATTGCGGTCTAAAGATTTAAACGATACTGTTTTGCTTTTAATGAGCAGCGGCACTTTTGGGAATCTAAATCTGGAAGACATAAAAGCCTTATTTTAA
- a CDS encoding replication-associated recombination protein A, translated as MSKPLAERLRPQTLDDYLSQQHLIGPKGALRQQIQQGIIPSMIFWGPPGVGKTTLANIIATTSDRPFFTLSAISSGVKDVREVIEKAKKSDGLFTTKNPILFIDEIHRFSKSQQDSLLGAVEKGWVTLIGATTENPSFEVISALLSRCQVYILKPFSKEDLVALLERAMREDKIIAAKNIKLKETEALLRLSGGDARKLLNIFELLVTSSEGNLEITNDLVFNSVQQNTVLYDKTGEQHYDIISAFIKSIRGSDPNAAVYWLARMIEGGEDVKFIARRLLILASEDIGNANPTALVIANNTFQAVTTIGFPEARIILSQCVTYLATSPKSNAAYMAINQAQSAVKKTGNLSVPLSIRNAPTKLMKDIGYGKDYKYAHNHENNFVEVEFLPDQIKNTKFYDPGNNPRENAQREFLKQRWKTKYNY; from the coding sequence ATGAGTAAACCATTAGCAGAAAGATTACGCCCACAAACTTTAGACGACTATTTAAGTCAGCAGCATCTAATTGGGCCAAAAGGAGCATTGAGGCAACAAATTCAACAAGGTATAATTCCTTCTATGATCTTTTGGGGACCGCCGGGTGTTGGCAAAACCACCTTAGCCAATATTATCGCCACCACTTCAGATAGGCCTTTCTTTACATTGAGCGCAATTAGTAGTGGCGTAAAAGATGTTCGTGAAGTGATAGAAAAGGCCAAGAAAAGCGATGGTTTATTTACTACAAAAAACCCTATTCTATTTATAGATGAAATCCACCGTTTTAGCAAATCTCAACAGGATTCTCTTTTAGGCGCGGTAGAAAAAGGATGGGTTACTTTAATTGGTGCCACTACAGAAAATCCGAGTTTTGAAGTGATCTCTGCCCTACTTTCCCGTTGCCAGGTTTACATTTTAAAACCATTTAGCAAAGAAGATCTGGTAGCGCTTTTAGAAAGGGCGATGAGGGAAGATAAAATTATTGCGGCCAAAAATATCAAATTAAAGGAAACCGAAGCTTTACTTAGATTAAGTGGCGGTGATGCCCGAAAGCTTCTCAATATTTTTGAACTCCTGGTAACTTCATCTGAAGGAAACCTTGAAATTACTAACGACCTTGTTTTTAATAGCGTTCAGCAAAATACGGTACTTTACGATAAAACCGGTGAGCAACATTACGATATTATTTCGGCATTTATTAAATCTATTCGCGGGAGCGATCCCAACGCGGCTGTTTATTGGCTCGCCCGGATGATTGAAGGTGGCGAAGATGTAAAATTTATTGCCAGAAGGTTATTAATTTTGGCCAGTGAAGATATAGGAAATGCAAATCCAACAGCGCTGGTAATCGCAAATAACACGTTTCAGGCAGTAACTACCATTGGTTTTCCCGAAGCCCGAATTATATTGAGCCAATGCGTTACCTACCTGGCAACTTCCCCCAAAAGTAACGCGGCCTATATGGCGATTAACCAGGCACAAAGCGCAGTTAAAAAGACAGGAAATTTATCGGTTCCGCTATCTATTAGGAATGCTCCAACCAAACTCATGAAAGATATTGGCTATGGAAAAGATTATAAATATGCTCACAACCACGAGAATAATTTTGTAGAAGTAGAGTTTTTGCCAGATCAAATAAAAAACACAAAGTTTTATGATCCCGGGAACAATCCGCGGGAAAATGCACAAAGAGAATTTCTTAAGCAACGCTGGAAAACCAAGTATAATTATTGA
- a CDS encoding SusD/RagB family nutrient-binding outer membrane lipoprotein, translating into MKKYIVALTALVTLWSCQSDEQYEDLNRDPKNPTQVASDFLFTAATVSLSDNMATPNVNQGIYRFLAQYFTTTTYVDEPNYIFTSRQNPDNVWSEIYRDVILDLQDAKSIVAENAELEQAEKDARMGQLEVIEVYAWHVLVDSFGDIPYTQAGQADEFPLPAYDDDMMIYEDLISRLDNVGTMLSAGQGYSSADVVYGGDMNKWMMFANSLKLRLGMRISDANPGLSQSTVESAVADGVFAANADNATVEYQGNDPYGNPLWEDLVLSGRSDFLASNTIVDYMNDLDDPRRMVYFDENVEGYVGGIYGASNNYGDYTHIGDPFLQPTREGILLDYAEVRFNQSRAAELGYNVPGDAETHYNAAITASMNYWGITDEAAISSYLSQGDVAYDGSDEQFATQYWIAMFDNPFQGWSVWRKYDAPELNIPVEFETEVPLRYTYPVDETNLNETNYEAAAEAIGGDSAQTPVFWDVQ; encoded by the coding sequence ATGAAGAAATATATTGTAGCTCTAACGGCTCTCGTAACACTGTGGTCTTGCCAGAGTGACGAACAATATGAGGATCTTAACAGAGATCCTAAAAATCCTACACAGGTTGCTTCTGATTTCTTATTTACCGCAGCAACGGTAAGTTTATCAGATAATATGGCAACGCCGAATGTAAATCAGGGAATTTATAGGTTCCTTGCTCAATACTTTACTACAACTACTTATGTAGATGAACCAAACTATATCTTTACTTCAAGACAAAACCCTGACAATGTTTGGTCTGAGATCTATAGGGATGTAATTCTTGATCTTCAGGATGCAAAAAGTATTGTAGCAGAAAATGCTGAACTTGAGCAAGCTGAAAAAGATGCTCGTATGGGGCAATTAGAAGTAATTGAAGTTTATGCGTGGCACGTACTTGTAGATAGTTTTGGAGATATTCCTTACACTCAAGCAGGACAGGCTGACGAATTTCCTTTACCAGCTTACGATGACGATATGATGATCTATGAAGATTTAATCTCCAGGCTAGACAACGTAGGAACTATGTTATCTGCAGGACAGGGTTATTCTTCTGCGGATGTAGTTTACGGTGGAGATATGAACAAATGGATGATGTTTGCTAACTCTCTGAAGTTAAGATTAGGAATGAGAATTTCTGATGCTAATCCAGGTCTTTCTCAATCAACTGTAGAATCTGCTGTAGCAGATGGAGTATTTGCAGCTAATGCCGATAATGCTACTGTTGAATACCAGGGTAACGATCCTTATGGTAACCCATTATGGGAAGATCTTGTACTTAGTGGACGTTCTGACTTCCTGGCTTCTAACACAATCGTTGATTATATGAACGATCTTGATGATCCAAGAAGAATGGTTTATTTTGATGAAAATGTAGAAGGTTATGTTGGTGGTATCTACGGAGCCAGCAACAACTACGGTGATTATACTCACATTGGTGATCCTTTCTTACAACCAACTCGTGAGGGTATCTTATTAGACTATGCTGAAGTTCGCTTCAACCAGTCTAGAGCTGCAGAACTTGGTTACAATGTACCAGGTGATGCTGAAACTCACTATAACGCTGCGATCACTGCTTCTATGAACTACTGGGGAATAACTGATGAAGCTGCAATTTCATCTTACCTTTCTCAGGGAGATGTAGCCTATGATGGTTCTGATGAGCAATTTGCTACTCAGTATTGGATCGCTATGTTTGACAATCCTTTCCAGGGATGGTCAGTATGGAGAAAATATGATGCTCCAGAATTAAATATTCCAGTAGAATTTGAAACTGAAGTACCATTAAGATATACTTATCCAGTAGATGAGACCAACCTTAATGAAACCAATTACGAGGCAGCTGCCGAAGCAATTGGAGGTGACTCTGCTCAAACTCCTGTTTTCTGGGATGTTCAGTAA
- the rlmB gene encoding 23S rRNA (guanosine(2251)-2'-O)-methyltransferase RlmB, with protein MEETTRIFGIRAVIEAIQGGKSIDKVYIQKGLSGPLFQELNHLIQKGSYNISFVPEEKLYKLSKGNHQGVVATISPIKFGNLEETIEKILEEKTSPLFLLLDQINDVRNFGAIIRTAECTGVDAIIIPEKGGAPLNADTVKTSAGGVFNLPIVKVNHIKDAVFYLQSSGVQLVAATEKTEDTIYDVDFKQASGIIMGNEAKGVSNSILKSVDKKAKLPMFGKIESLNVSVACGVFLYEAIRQRELS; from the coding sequence ATGGAAGAAACTACACGTATTTTTGGAATTAGAGCTGTTATAGAAGCTATTCAGGGAGGAAAAAGCATTGATAAGGTTTATATTCAAAAGGGTCTCTCAGGACCTTTATTTCAGGAATTGAATCATCTTATCCAAAAAGGCAGCTATAATATTTCGTTTGTTCCAGAAGAAAAACTTTATAAGCTTTCCAAAGGAAATCATCAGGGTGTGGTAGCGACTATCTCTCCAATTAAATTTGGAAATCTTGAAGAAACCATTGAAAAAATTCTTGAAGAAAAAACCTCTCCCCTTTTTCTATTGCTAGACCAAATTAACGATGTTCGTAATTTTGGAGCAATTATTAGAACCGCAGAATGTACTGGAGTTGATGCCATAATTATTCCTGAAAAAGGAGGCGCGCCTTTAAATGCTGATACTGTTAAAACTTCGGCTGGTGGAGTATTCAACCTTCCTATTGTAAAAGTGAATCATATAAAAGATGCTGTTTTTTATTTGCAATCTTCAGGCGTACAACTCGTAGCTGCTACCGAAAAAACAGAAGACACAATTTACGATGTAGACTTTAAGCAAGCCTCAGGAATTATTATGGGGAATGAAGCTAAAGGAGTTTCAAATTCAATTTTAAAAAGTGTAGATAAAAAGGCAAAACTGCCTATGTTCGGTAAAATTGAATCATTAAATGTTTCTGTTGCCTGTGGTGTATTTTTATATGAAGCGATTCGACAAAGAGAACTTTCTTAG
- a CDS encoding polysaccharide deacetylase family protein: protein MLLIYTQKITPRIVYTFKHICTNILGISIKFTSKIEEFIAHEGVKLSYGKQALGNELFIQKVDLLMEQGLSEVEIKVQPWGDDSCFFPVSENSALPFDIFAASFFLLSRYEEYLPHVKDDLGRFPASESVGYQEGFLQSPVVDIWAYKFKEVLQERFPEIALEEREFHSRAIIAVEHVFNFQNKGFLRSLAGMHLDIIKLQFNKVIDRIQVLLRIKKDPINIFEDLIAFIKEYKVSLLFMFQLSDFSMYDRNINYNRNPYRSIIKYVGDYAKVGLIPGYFAYEDFKTLRKEKLRMENTVHTPLERVINVKYNLNIPEFYTFLTELEIPQDYSMGYPEASGFRAGTCSPFLFYDINTESTLGLKIHPYVFNSNIVEHNDFEKITSEVAKMLEEVKKVGGSFKAVFKNQDFSEYSEHQNYYSLLKQIYEIR, encoded by the coding sequence ATGCTATTAATTTATACCCAGAAAATCACCCCGCGAATAGTTTATACTTTTAAACATATTTGCACAAATATTCTGGGAATTTCTATAAAATTCACTTCAAAAATAGAAGAGTTTATCGCTCACGAGGGGGTGAAGCTTTCCTATGGTAAACAAGCACTGGGAAACGAACTTTTTATACAAAAAGTTGATCTCTTGATGGAGCAGGGTTTAAGTGAAGTAGAAATAAAAGTACAGCCATGGGGCGATGATTCTTGTTTCTTTCCAGTATCGGAGAATAGTGCTTTGCCGTTTGATATTTTTGCCGCTTCCTTTTTTTTGCTGAGTAGATATGAAGAATATTTACCGCACGTAAAAGATGATTTAGGTAGGTTTCCGGCTTCAGAAAGTGTGGGATATCAGGAAGGTTTTTTGCAATCTCCAGTAGTAGATATTTGGGCTTATAAATTTAAGGAAGTCCTTCAGGAGAGATTTCCGGAGATCGCTCTTGAAGAAAGGGAGTTTCATAGCCGCGCAATTATTGCCGTAGAACACGTTTTTAATTTTCAGAATAAAGGATTTTTAAGAAGTTTGGCCGGGATGCATCTCGATATAATAAAACTGCAGTTCAATAAGGTTATAGATAGAATCCAGGTGTTATTAAGAATAAAAAAAGATCCTATAAATATTTTTGAAGACCTTATTGCCTTTATAAAAGAATATAAAGTTTCCTTGCTTTTTATGTTTCAGTTGAGCGATTTCTCTATGTATGATCGCAACATAAATTACAATCGAAATCCATATCGTTCTATCATTAAATATGTAGGTGATTATGCTAAGGTTGGCTTAATTCCCGGATATTTTGCTTACGAAGATTTTAAAACGCTGCGAAAGGAAAAATTACGTATGGAAAACACCGTTCATACACCACTGGAAAGGGTTATTAATGTAAAATACAATTTGAATATTCCTGAATTTTATACTTTTTTGACCGAATTAGAAATCCCGCAAGATTATTCTATGGGCTACCCTGAAGCTTCCGGTTTTAGAGCAGGAACCTGTAGTCCTTTTTTGTTTTATGATATCAATACCGAATCTACTCTCGGTTTAAAAATCCATCCGTATGTCTTCAATTCTAATATTGTTGAGCATAATGATTTTGAAAAAATAACTTCCGAAGTTGCAAAGATGCTGGAAGAGGTAAAGAAAGTAGGTGGCAGTTTTAAAGCAGTTTTTAAAAACCAGGATTTTTCTGAATATTCCGAGCATCAGAATTATTATTCATTATTAAAGCAGATTTATGAAATTAGATAA
- a CDS encoding DUF5723 family protein, which yields MWKLICFFLLFSGTVVAQNKPLLFNVDDLPQTLMSNPGAQINFTGHIGIPLFSQIHLSAGSTGADLYDIFADDGGNINSRIQETMRDMDSRDYFSVNQQWEIISLGWKLDKKNYLSTGIYQEMDAFVYFPKDPAILANEGNSNYLNEPFYFDDVSFTGEIMTVYHLGINHKFDKRLTVGARAKFYSGIFNAESTGNTGRFTTYTTQNGRNVYRHEVVDLDVLINTSGFAPLKEEEGMTVEQATAELLSRSFFGGNVGFGLDLGLSYILDEQFILSGSVQDLGAVFQRKEVENYRYFGAYETSGIEPLFPDLDENDEAIPYWDIFEDEVDRNLRDQTTNQSYTTWRPIKANFAMEYGFGPAFLPCNYLSVKKVRYMNLLGMHLSGVKRPKGFVYAFTTYWDRKINENQRFKLSYSLDDYSLTNIGLMYTRTFNKFNVYLAANNLLAFPNLAKAHSASVQLGMQLIFNN from the coding sequence ATGTGGAAACTTATTTGCTTTTTTTTACTTTTTTCTGGTACGGTTGTGGCGCAAAACAAGCCACTTCTGTTTAATGTAGACGATCTCCCACAGACTTTAATGAGTAATCCCGGAGCTCAAATAAATTTTACCGGCCATATTGGAATTCCACTTTTTTCACAAATACATTTATCCGCCGGTTCTACCGGGGCAGATCTTTACGATATTTTTGCCGATGATGGGGGTAATATAAATTCGCGAATTCAGGAAACCATGCGAGATATGGATTCCAGGGATTATTTCTCAGTAAACCAGCAATGGGAAATCATTTCTTTAGGCTGGAAATTAGATAAAAAGAATTACCTCTCTACCGGGATATACCAGGAAATGGATGCATTTGTATATTTCCCCAAAGATCCTGCTATACTCGCCAATGAAGGTAATAGTAACTATCTAAACGAACCTTTTTACTTCGATGATGTTTCTTTTACCGGAGAAATTATGACAGTTTATCATTTAGGGATCAATCATAAATTTGATAAAAGACTTACAGTAGGAGCCAGAGCCAAGTTTTATTCTGGGATCTTTAATGCCGAAAGTACAGGGAATACCGGAAGGTTTACTACCTATACCACCCAAAATGGAAGGAATGTTTACCGGCACGAGGTCGTAGACCTGGATGTTTTAATAAATACTTCGGGTTTTGCCCCTTTAAAAGAGGAAGAAGGTATGACCGTAGAACAAGCTACTGCTGAATTGCTAAGCAGGTCTTTCTTTGGTGGGAATGTTGGTTTCGGGTTAGACCTGGGGCTTTCTTATATCCTTGATGAGCAATTTATACTTTCTGGCTCGGTACAGGATCTTGGAGCGGTTTTTCAACGTAAAGAGGTTGAGAATTACCGGTATTTTGGCGCTTATGAAACCAGTGGAATTGAACCGCTTTTCCCAGACTTAGATGAGAATGATGAAGCCATTCCTTATTGGGATATTTTTGAAGACGAAGTAGATAGAAATTTAAGAGACCAAACAACCAACCAATCTTACACTACCTGGCGCCCTATAAAAGCTAATTTTGCTATGGAATATGGTTTTGGGCCTGCATTCTTGCCCTGTAACTATTTAAGTGTAAAAAAAGTGAGGTATATGAATTTGCTGGGGATGCATCTAAGTGGAGTAAAAAGGCCAAAAGGTTTTGTCTACGCTTTTACTACTTATTGGGATAGGAAAATTAATGAAAATCAGCGTTTTAAACTATCCTATTCGTTAGATGATTATTCTTTAACTAATATTGGCTTGATGTACACTAGAACTTTTAATAAATTTAATGTTTATCTGGCTGCGAATAATCTACTGGCTTTCCCTAATTTGGCGAAAGCTCATAGTGCTTCTGTTCAGTTGGGAATGCAACTGATTTTCAACAATTAA